The Rhodamnia argentea isolate NSW1041297 chromosome 10, ASM2092103v1, whole genome shotgun sequence sequence TTGTTTGTTCGCATCTCTGTTCTTCAGTAACATTTTGTGGAGATATCCCAGCAATGGAAGCATCTGGAAATCACAGCTGACCGGAGTCATTTTCACCACCCAAGAAGGgccatttttttctctattttcatatagctttccttttttccccctcaGAACCTTTTGTATTCGCTGGCGGGCATCACTCCATGGGATGCCCGCTACATTTTGTTCGAGAAATAAGAAGAGTATGAGCATGAGCTGATATCAGAGTGGCAccattttcattcaaacaaaaaCCGTTTATGCACATCGACTTGCTTGACAAGTTTGAAGATCCACGAGACTCAGCATTCCTGCCGATCTCGATCGTTCTGCTTGAGCTATGGTGAGACGTACTGATTTTCAAATCAGTGGACCATAATATCCCCAAAGATACCAGTTGCTATCAAACTCCTCTATAATGTCTTGGCTACTGATTATGGTGCTATCTATAGTTTCTTGTCTTGGCAGCCGGGGAGACAATACCTAACAAAGTTGGGATAAGAAGGttaaagggaaagagaagaaaagaaaaggcagggGAGATCAGGATTGTATAGCTTTGCTGACACAAGCAGCGGTTTGAAGATAATCTTGTTTATTTTCAGCATGGGCCTTCACTACATGCTTCCTATCCAGTGAAGCGGTAAAAGAGAGTTAACGAAACAAGAGACAAAAATGAAGGAACAACCATCTTAGCTCCTGATAGCCATGGCTTCTTCCATTGCCATTTCTGCATCACTGCACGTTATCGTGGATGTGGAAGGTCCAGCGAAAAGGGCTCATGCTCAATATTGCTGAACATGAGGATAATGCAGCTTTAGGAGAAGATATATTCAAGGTTGCTGGGGATAAATCAGAGGAGGTTCAGTCTTTAGAATCCTTCGCCGTCAAATTCAAGGATGAGCGATGGAAGAACGGTTCCTAGGATCTGAACATGTTTGTCAAGGCCAGAAAGATGGATTGGGACGGAGTCATCGTTGCTGGTGAGAGATAATTGAATCCAGTCTACTTTTTCCTTGGGTCAGAATGCTAGTTAACAAAGTACTGAGCTCGTCAAGATTGGGCGTACTCGTTAGAAAAGCAGTCACTGTTCAGCTACCTGTGCATTTCCTGCATAATTGGATGTTCATGTTTCCCTTCACAGAAGCGAGGAGGAGGTTTATTGAAGTGTATCCAGAAGCCGCGACGAATGAAGATCCTGTGGTGTTCAGGAGCTCCATAATACCATGGTGGGCATGGATCCGGTGGTCCCATCTCCCCGAAGCTGAGCTTTTGAATGGTTGGAATGACTGCCTGTCACAACAAATGATCAATTGCGATTCTCTCCTGAGTTCCTATAGGCTGTCTTATGCTTGTGAATTGTCTCCCGCTCTACACAGGTCGAGCTGCGATGCTCGGGTTTTTCACAGCATACATGGTGGACGCCTTGACGGGGATGGGGGTGGTAGGCCAGACGGGCGATGTCCTGTGCAAGGCAGGACTGTTTGCAACTGTGGTTTCCGTGCTGTTCTTCAGGCGAAACCAAGACATCCAAATGTTGAGGAAGCTCGCAGATGAGGCCACTTTCTACGACAAGCAACGGCAAGCTTCATGGGAAGATCAAGCTGGAAGTGTCAGCGCGTCAGATTCTTCAGCAGAGAAGATGTGATGGCGGGGTTTGCAGACGTTTGGACTAGCGTTTCAGACCTCTTTGGCAGAGTATAcaataaggctgcgtttggtcgtcgggatttctggtcgggataggattggataggataggataataaatctagggatttggccatatcctatccatcatttggtgaactacggatttaaagtcggatattctcatatcctatcctatcccgcatttggtaaaaattgtatatcaatataaaggacatatatgccctacgtgatgctcatgaaatattccgatcttattattataaaaataatgttctcatacaaaaaaaaaacttgaaaatatacacatgttattagattttcaaacctctttgcaaaaaaaataaataaaatgaaaataaaaacaaatgagacaagaaagttagcttttatatgacggataagagaaatcctattcgaccttatcctaccccctcccctaggatttttttatccgggttatatcccccctatatccgacattatactatccgggacacctatcaaacacgggataggataaaacatatcatatcccgagttttatacggacgaccaaacgcagcctaagggTAATCAAATGAAACGACATTTATGGTTGATGCTGATGCCACCAATTATTTGAATAATGATTCTTCTTTTTACACgagtaaatttaaaaatattaacgGTACTAAATAACGCCGGTAACATAAGCTGTGATTTATATTAATGGATTGATCGAAGAATCCAGCAAGAAAATGCCGCACATCATGGCATGCAAAAATATCAACGACGAGAATTAAAACTTCTAAAGAATGATGCCCCGGTAACTCTCTAGGCTCGAGTACATAATTATTGTAATCATAAAATGAAACGATATTGACGGTTCATGCTGATTTCATCCATTATTTGAATAACGATTCCTTCGAAAAGTATTAACGATATTAAATAATGTCGATAATATGAGTTGTGATTTATATTAATGGGTTCACCGAAGGATCCAACAACAATACATGGCATGGCCGCAGAATAATAATTATAAGAATTAAGAATATAGCAATGGAGAGAAAACATTTGATCGTCGGGGCTCGAGTTTTAGTATCGATGCAACGGACGGTGATGATCATCAGTCGTTCCTGCTCAGCCAATGAAAGATGCCGCCGGCGCGTCGCAGCGGATAAATAACCCCTCATCTCTAAGCAAAACCGAATCACCAATTGATTTTAAAACGAAACAGAAAGGAAAACTCCGAAAGCGGACGCAAAATGGGCATTCATTTCatcgtccctctctctctctctctctctctctgagtgcGCGATAAAAGCATGACCGCATTCGCATTGGGTGGACTCGACTCGTTGCACTTCCGATTTGCAGATGCCAAATCCTTGCCTCCCCTCCCCTGCTAAACCCCAATGCACTCCCTCTCGGACACCTTCCCCTCTCCGccttctcctccccctcccGGCGACAGCTCCCACGCCGAGCGCCGCCTCCGGGAGGCCGAGGACCGCCTCCGCGAGGCCATCCAGGAGCTCCAGCGCCGCCAGCGCAGGGCCGCCGCTTGCGGCGGCTGCGTCGATGGCAGCGCCCTCCTCCCTTCCCACCCTCCCTGCCACCATTCTCCCGACGAGTCCTGCGTCGCCAACGCGATCGGCAACCTCTGCCAGAGCTTCCTCCTCTCCTACGGCGTTAGGGTTGGGATCGGCATCCTGCTTCGCGCTTTCAAGCTCGCCAAGGGACAGTCCTATTCCTCGCTCCTCGATCTCAAGGTTAGGATCCGATTCCTTTTCTCCGCCTGGTTAAGTCGTCACCGCCTGCCTAGAACATAGTTTCCCGTGGCTACTAGGATTCAGTTCCGGCTTACTTTTGACAGGAAATGGTTGTTCGGATTACTAATACTTGATCATGTgtttttgttttcgtttttaTTAAGGGATCTCGTTAATTACATTCGGGAATGTGCTTCTACTAGAGCTACTGGTTTTAGATCCGGAGGATAGCACCATGCAAGTATGTACTACTGCCTAGTCGGCCGAGACGATGGCTAAAATCTCTTTCCCATCGAAACATGAAGAAGCCTCCATTTCTTATTTAGGCATCCAAAACTGATGCAGTCTGTTGTCATAGTATCATTGTGCTAACTGTAGTCGAAGTCTACTTGAGTTATATGGTAATATTGTTTTCTGGATGTGAGCCATTACTCTTCTTAGGACCCAATCCAATTTCTGTGAATTGGTGCTGAGTTTACAGAATCTTGTCTTCTGAGAGACAAGAACATGGCATACTGAATGGCGCAGAGAAATCCAACTTGAGCATTGGCATGTTATATTTGATCCACTGGTTAAATCAAGGTGCTTTTTAGGTACATATATTTCGTTTGGACTACATCAAGCAATTTCCAAAACATTGACCTCAGCAGTATCAGCATTCTGGATGACTGGCATATACCCATTAGGGGATTCTAGGCAACTTGGTGATGTATAAACAGTTGGTACCCCTCTTGCTTAATTCGGATTGAAGTACCTTCCGCAGTGGTAAATTTATTTCGGTCTTTTGTTGCAAAACTTGAGTTTACACTGGTATTGCTTTTTTTATGGCAAGATCAGGACTATTATCCGTAAATCTTGACATGAGAACTTTGACACTGTTGTTTGTTATCATCATCTGCTAGCTGTAACTTCTGGGTTATTTTTATGCCACACTGCCACCTGGCtgaaacttttctttctttatccaGTCTCTTGGAGAGTCTCCTCTCCTCCCTTATCTACTATTTGCACTAGTTTTGTCTCTTTGACATATCCATGTGATGGTACCAATATTTTTTACGTGCTTACAGACTCTCTGTTGGTTTATGTACTTTTTGGCAGCAACTTGTTTCCGAGAAAGATCTGATAGTAAGAGAAGAAGCATGTCGAGTGGGTCTGCTGTTTGGTGGGTTTACCGGTTCTTATCACGCTCTTCGGTGTCTGTTTAGAAAGTTGAGAAGGAAAGAGACACCCCTGAACGTGTAAGTTTGCAATTTATCTACTATTgtttctttaagatttgaagctatttagtcctttttccccatatatatttatatatttttatttttatatatttatttctatttttatataattatttctttttcctcaatcggttttgcttctattttatttatttctggcTTCATCGATTGCCGACCCCAAATAGtctgggataaaggtgatgttgatattgatgttgatgttgagagCCAATTCCTTATTTGTAACATTGTTTGAGGGCATGATGGAACAGAGTTTTATCAGGTTCAATTGCGGGTTTGTCTATCTTAGCATTGGATGATTCAAACCGCAGGCGTACACTTGCTCTCTATCTTCTGGCCAGGGTTGCCCAAGTACGTAATAGATTAGTATACTGTCTATGCCTTAGAATTCTTTTGGTGTTAGCCGTTCATTCTTTCGTCTTTTAAGTTTGATAGAATATCTGATGTTTAAATTCCACATCAGTGTGCTTATAATTCTGCAAAGTCTAAGAACAAGTTCCATTTCTGGGGAAGCCACTGGAGACATGGAGATTCTTTGCTTTTCTCCCTAGCATGCGCCCAGGTAATAAAATGTCAAGTTTTTCATCATATTGTTACTTGTACCACGATGAAATGAATGCGGTACATCTTAGTATGTATAGTGTGTTATGCTTTTCCtgtcattttcattgaaaaatgaCGCTGTTGAAATCGCATAATTATATTGAATTTAGTTTCATTAATATGCAAAACGATGCGACTCGTGGTGTAATCAGGATGTAAGCTTCCTGAAGCTTTGTCTGATCCatgatgatttgtttttttttacaatttattgATTCAATGCCAATTGCTGAAGAATCTCGATGAGTTCTAACATGCACAACTCGTCAAATACAGTTGTCTCAAACTGGCCAAAACCCTTAAAATCCTGATTGGATATGATCGTGATTTATGATATATCTTCATTATGAATGGCCGATCTTGTTAGTGTCTTTTAATTACCTTCAATAATAAGTGACTACGTACTTCAAGAAGTTCCCATTATCCAATACTAAACATTTGTGCCGATAGATTTCACTTGTTAAAGAATAAGCACATGGAATCAACAAAACGGTTTTCTTATACAAGCAGCTTCCATTCCTTAACTACTTTTCAAGGTTCTGTCATGGTGTTGGACTTCATTCTTggtttgtttctccttttttattgaCTTTTTATAACTTATTTTAGGTAATGTATGCCTTCATAATGCACCCAGAAAGCTTGCCGAAATCATATCAAGATTTTATTCAGAAGACCGGGCCAGTTGCACAGCCTGTGTACAGAGCTGTAAGGGATAATTGTAGGGGTTCGCCATTGGACATTGCCTCATTGTCGACATACTTGGCTAAAAAGGGAGTGTCCAATCATGTAAAGTTGGAAGAGTTCCCCTCAATAATTCCATGCTCCATAATTCATCCACACACAAACTCCTGTTTGGTTCACAATGCGAATGCAAGTTCAGCTACTTTTAGGAAGACGTTTCCGCTTTACTTCTCATTAACATTCGTGCCATTTGTCGTCCTCCACCTGCAAAAGGTACAACTTCCTCTCCAAGCTGATTCGGTCATTACTTCTTTACTCCGATTCTTGTTACTTGTTGAATGTCTGGAACCATTTCCAACTCATTAAACAGTTCAAACTAAAAAATGAAGGCACAATATAGTACTCTTATTTCTATCCCTTTTTCCTCTGATCTATTAGTTTAATGCTTGTCATCATCGGAATGGTTAGGTTACTGTTTCCTTGGCCTTAACATGATATTGAGATGCAAGTTTTGGAAGGTAAAATTGTTTGTTCTGTGTTTCCATACGAGCAACTTTTTATGTGACGTATGTGATCAAAATTTAGTACTCTAACATTATCCAAAATTTGGATGAATCTGATGGTTATCATCATCAAGATGATTAGGCTGGTTACTGTTTCCTTGGCCTTAACATGATAATGTCATGCAGCTTTTGGAAGTTAAAATTGTTTATTCTGTATTTCTTTATCAGCAAAGGTTTATGTGACATTTTAGGACCAACATTATGtttcttctaaattttttgttttttttcaaacaaattctAGTTCATGGATTCACCTGCTCGTACCTGTTGGCTGGCTCTTAAAGGTGCTGTTCGGTCAACGGCTTTTTTGTCTGCTTTTGTTGGAATTTTTCAGGTAGGTTTTCACTTATTTAATTTGCAATATTTTTCTAACTTGGGGAGAATGTTCTAATAAATGTTTGATGGTGCAAGGGAGTCATATGTTTACATAGGAAGATCGCATCAAAGGACCACAAGCTTGTGTATTGGCTTGCTGGTGGAGCTTCTGCTCTTTCTGTCCTGCTGGAGAAAAAAGCTAGGCGTAGTGAACTTGCTTTGTATGTATTGCCACGCGCTGGAGATTCTTTATGGTATATCTTAATAAACCGCCATCTGGTTCCTCATATCAAGAATGCTGAGGTATCTCCTGTTTATCTAAGCTGTATGTAGTACTTCTTAGCAGGTGTCAACATAAACTTATCAGGTGCAGAAGAGTATCTGACAGTGCTTGATATGAAACTGGAATGCGCTAATGTCCCATTATTTAGAGAGTTTTGCATTTCTGCTTTCTCCTTCTACTTCTTATGAATCTTTGGAAGGAAATCGTTACGAATTGATGCCCGTTTCACAACTTCTGCAGGTGGCTTTGTTCTGTGCTTGTATGGGAGGAGTAATGTACTACTTGGAACATGAGCCAGATACCATGGCTCCATTCCTTAGGGGCCTCATTCGCCGTTTTCTGGCTAGCAGAATTAGTAATCCAGGCCCCTCATCGAGTCGGAGTGCTTCCTA is a genomic window containing:
- the LOC115742831 gene encoding uncharacterized protein LOC115742831 translates to MHSLSDTFPSPPSPPPPGDSSHAERRLREAEDRLREAIQELQRRQRRAAACGGCVDGSALLPSHPPCHHSPDESCVANAIGNLCQSFLLSYGVRVGIGILLRAFKLAKGQSYSSLLDLKQLVSEKDLIVREEACRVGLLFGGFTGSYHALRCLFRKLRRKETPLNVVLSGSIAGLSILALDDSNRRRTLALYLLARVAQCAYNSAKSKNKFHFWGSHWRHGDSLLFSLACAQVMYAFIMHPESLPKSYQDFIQKTGPVAQPVYRAVRDNCRGSPLDIASLSTYLAKKGVSNHVKLEEFPSIIPCSIIHPHTNSCLVHNANASSATFRKTFPLYFSLTFVPFVVLHLQKFMDSPARTCWLALKGAVRSTAFLSAFVGIFQGVICLHRKIASKDHKLVYWLAGGASALSVLLEKKARRSELALYVLPRAGDSLWYILINRHLVPHIKNAEVALFCACMGGVMYYLEHEPDTMAPFLRGLIRRFLASRISNPGPSSSRSASYTYLQTLDAIQKPKLLEIREAEVSSSEKYNLESIPGL